In the Sedimentisphaera cyanobacteriorum genome, AGCCCAGACAAAGAAAAGCAAAAATAAGCTCTACAGTATTCACGAACCTCACGTCTGCTGCATTGGGAAAGGCAAAAGCCACAAGAAATATGAGTTTGGAAATAAGGTTGGAATTGTAACTACTGCCAAGAATAATTTTATCGTAGGAGCGTTGGGCTTTGAAGGAAACCCTTATGATGGCCATACTCTTCGGGCTAATCTGAAGCAGACAATGAATTTAATCGGGAGAGAAAAGCTTGGAGATGTTTATGTTGATGGAGGATACAAGAAACATGGCTGCGAAGATATTGGAAATGTTGAAATTGTAGAAAAGGGCTGGCGAAAAAAGAAACGAAGTATCAAGAGGTGGATTAAGAGAAGATCGAGCATAGAACCAACGATAGGCCACCTCAAAGAAGACAACAGGTTGGGAAGAAACTTCTTGAAAGGTGTAGAAGGGGACAAAATGAACGCCCTCGGCAGCGCTTTTGGGTACAATATGCGTAAACTTCTAAAGAAGTTTACTTTTGCCTATATTTTTATGCTTAAAATTATTGAATTTTACAGAAATTTGGCAATGAAAAGCAAATTAAAGACTCGATTAGCCTGATATATTTTTTTAGTTTCCCCAAAATCATTGATTTTTCAGGAACGACTAAATTAGGAAAGACTAACTTTTTTTCAAAAGCAATTAGGGAAAGATTTATGAAGCTTACTGAAGTGCCCAAAGGTAAATTTTGCAAGATAAAAAGCATATCCGCGCAAGACAGATATCTGAAGCGATTTGCAGAGATGGGGCTGAGAACCGGGGCCTGCGTTAAGGTTCTTCGTTTTGCACCTCTCGGGGATCCAATAGAGGTTAAGATAGGCAATGCCTTCCTCTCAATTAGGTGTGAGAACGCAGGTCGCATTGAAGTGGATCTTGCAGACAAATCAAACTAAAAACCAATCATCGGAATAATAAAATGGAACAAATAACAGTAGGACTTACCGGCAATCCCAACTGCGGGAAAAGCTGCGTTTTCAACAGCCTAACAGGGGCAAAACAGCATGTAGGCAACTACCCGGGCGTTACCGTTGAAAAGGTAGAGGGTTGGTGCGAGCATAAGGGCTTCAAAATACGAATTGTTGATTTGCCCGGTACATACAGCATCTCGGCTCATTCAATGGATGAAAAGGTGGCGAGAGATTTTGTGCTCAGCGAAGAGTGCGATGTCATTGTAAACGTAATAGATTCGAACAACTTCGAGAGAAATCTCTTTCTTACCACCCAGCTTTTCGAACTGAACAAGCCATTGGTTGCAGCGCTGAATATGTATGATGTGGCAACAAAGAACGGCCTTGAATACGATAAAGAAAAAATCGGCACCTTTCTGAACGGAACTGCGGTATCAACTGTGGGCAACAAGGGCGAGGGGATAAAAGAGCTTCTGGATGCTGTGGTTTACGAATACAACTGCCAGAGAGAATTCGACAACAGAATCAACTACGGCAGCGATATAGAAGAAAGGCTCGAAAGGCTCACCTGCCTTATATCCAAAGAGATTACCGGCGGAGATGAGAAGAAAGCCCGCTACCACGCCCTTCAGCTTCTTCAGATGGACTGCGATATAAACGAATTCGGCAAGGATGCCGCTGAAGTTGCCCAGGAGGCAATATCCGAGCTCAACCGCATGTACGGAGACAACCCGCACATACTTATGGCAGAGAAGAGATACGGATTTATCTCCGGTCTTTTCGAGCAGACTGTCCGAAAGACAGTTGAGATAAGACACGATGCCAGCGATGCTATAGACAAAATCCTGCTGAACAGGGTTCTCGGGCTGCCGATATTCTTCGGGATGATGTATCTGGTTTTCAAGCTCACATTCTGGCTCGGCGATCCTGTTATGACGGTAATAGAACACGGCTTCGATATACTCAAAGGGTTTGTTTTGAGCTCTTGGCCTGCCGGCGGCGAGGGACCGCTTCAGTCTCTGATTGTTGACGGAATCATAGGCGGGGTAGGCGGAGTAGTGGTGTTTCTGCCTAATATTATATTTCTGTTTCTTGCGATTGCGGTGCTTGAAGATTCCGGCTATATGGCAAGAGCCGCTTTTCTTATGGACAGGATTATGAAAAAAATCGGTCTGCACGGGCAGAGCTTTATTCCTATGCTTATAGGCTTCGGCTGCACCGTACCTGCTATAATGGGCACGAGAATCTTGAACGAACGTAAAAGCCGGCTTACTACAATAATGATTCTTCCGCTGATAAGCTGCGGGGCCAGGCTCCCGATATACGCCCTGATAATACCTGCTTTCTTCCCGAAACATCTGCACGGGTTTATGATGTGGAGCATGTATGTAATAGGCATACTGATTGCGATTATTCTGGCAAAAGTCCTGCGCAAAACGCTGTTTAAGGGGAGAAATACAGTGATGCTGATGGAGCTGCCTCCATACCGCGTGCCAACGCTGAGGAGCGTGTTTACGCATATGTGGCAGAAGAGCTGGCTCTATCTCAAGAAGGCCGGTACACTGATACTTGCGATCTCAATAATCCTCTGGGCTATGACAAGCTACCCCAAACTCCCCGAGGAACAAACCGCAGGAATGGAGCCGAAACAAGCGCAGGCTGCAGAGCTCAAGCACACAGCAGCGGGCAGAATAGCAACAACTATCGAGCCGGCAACCGAGCTTATGGGCTTTGATTACAAGATTGGCACTGCCCTTATCGGAGCATTCGCCGCCAAAGAGGTGTTCGTGGCTCAGATGGGAATCGTTAATTCGCTCGGAGAGGCGGGAGCTGAATCAAAACCGCTCAGAGAAAAGCTCAAAGACCAATACACCCCGCTGCAGGGTTTCTGCGTTATGCTGTTCTGCCTTATTTCTACGCCGTGCATCGCAACTGTTGCGATATGCCGAAAAGAGACGCAGTCTTGGGCATTTGCTATGGGGCAGTTTATGGGGCTTACGGTGCTTGCATTTGTGATTACCGCTGCGGTGTATCAGATTGGCATGCTGCTTACTTAGGAAAGGGAAAGGAGATATTATGATTGAAAAGATTATCGTAGGGGCTGTGGTAGTTTTGGCGGCAGTCTTCCTTGTGTATTCGTTTGTCAAATCCTCTAAGGGAGAAACGCCCTGCGGGAAAAGCTGCCCGGCAGACTGCCCGGGGAGAAACAAAAACTGCAGCGAAGAGGAAACAAAGCAAAACTCAGGCAGCGAAAATAATCAAAACACAACATCTGAATGAAAAACTAAATTGCATAAAAAAAACCGCCCTCTGCTAAAGCTTGCAGAAGGCGGCAGATTGGGCGATGAGGGATTCGAACCCGCGACCCGCTGATTAAGAGTCAGCAGACCGAAAACGCTAAAAACATACAAGATAAAGACTTACAGCAAGGCGAAACCGGCGCTTACAAACCAGCTTACAAAGAAAACACAAAAACAAGCGAAAATCAAGCCAAAAACCTGCCGGATGATTTAGCGGAAATTGTAGCGGTTTGGCCAACACTGCCCGAACATATTAAGGCGGCAATCAAAGCGATGATAGAGACGTTCAAGGCAAATTCAAAGTAGCGGTTATGTAGTCAATACGTGTGCGGAATCCTTAATGATTTCGGTAATGAAAATTTAGTATGGAGTTGAAACTATGCCAAGATACTTTTACTGGGATAAGAAAACCACTGTTGAAGAAGCAACGCAATTAAGCATATTTAAGCTTAAAGAGTTTGGTTTGTTGTGTGGTTATGCCGCTACGACCTTGACTTGGACACGCAAATTATCCGACCATAAAAGCTCTATCGGCATAGTAGTCGATACTGAAAATCTATACGCAAAAGTCAATTACACTATCACCGACCGAAACACAGACGAAAAAACGGATTATGACTACAAAATCAGCCTTACAACAACGCCCTGTAATTTCGGGGGCAAGCGCTACTGGTTTATCTGTCCGTTAAGTGTGAACGGCTTATATTGCGGACGCAGGACGGGTACGCTTTATCTTGCTTCTGGGGGAAATTATTTCGGCTGTCGGCACTGTTATAACCTGTCTTATGAGAGCCGGAACGAATGTCGTTTAGGGCGGTTCGGCCAGATGGGATATGTTTTGAAGGCTGATAGGCAAATCGAAGAGCTTTACAAACAAATTAAGAGGTGGACTTGGGCAGGCAGGCCGACAAGGAAGGTACGGAAACTGCAAGCTCTTGAACAAAAAATGAATCGGGCAATTTCTTTGAGTGAAAGATTTCTTCTGGATTAACCAACAGCTTTAATAGCCTTTTGCATTCGTCTGTCGTGTCATATAACTGCTTATGCAACACGATCTTATATTACTGAAAAAACGCTGGTGCTGTCTCATGTCTCCATTTTGTCACTGATTTGGCTTTCTTTTCCGGCTTGATTCGCCCCCATATATTTACGATATAATCAATATCACTCTTGTCCAAGATAAATTATTGAAAAGTGAATAAAAAGCATCTCCGGTATGGTGTATATTATTTTTGCCGAATAACAGACACCTTAACACCGGAGATAAAAATATGATAAAGGTTGGCAGTTTATTTTCGCAAGTGCTTTCTTTGGTAAATCGCCATGATTTTTCGCGTGCGGTCAAGCAATGGGACGCTGAGAAAGGGGCCAAAGGCTTTCGCTGCTGGGACCAGTTTGTGGCAATGGTTTTTGGCCAACTGGCCGGGGCGGACTCGCTGCGGGAGATTGAAGGCGGCTTATCGACGGCCCTGGGCAAGCTGCGGCATCTGGGACTGAAGCAGGCTCCGGCCCGCTCGACGCTCAGTTATGCCAACGAGCATCGGCCGTATCAGCTCTTTGAAACGATGTTCTATTACCTGTCCGATCAAGCTCAAACACTGGCCGCCGGACAGAAGCGGCGGTTTCGGTTCAAGAATCCGTTGGTCAGCATCGATGCTTCGACGATTGAACTGTGCCTGTCGCTGTACGACTGGGCCAGGTTCCGGCGTAAAAAGGGAGCGGTTAAACTGCATTTGATGCTGAATCATCAGGGCTGCCTGCCGCAGTGGGCCTGGCTGACCGATGGGAAGGTCCATGACGTGAAAATGGCCAAAACCCTTGAATTTGAGCCGGGAACGATTGTTGCGGTGGATCGTGGCTATATTGATTACGATCTGTTTGACTATTGGACCGGTGAAGGCGTTTGGTTCGTGACCCGTGCCAAAAAGAATATGGCTTATCGGGTGGTCAAGACACGCGATATTCCCGACTATGGCAATATCCTGCGTGATGAAGAAATCGAGTTTACCGGCTACGATGCTTCCCATAAGTATCCGCACCGGCTGCGTCGGATTGTGGTTTGGGATGACGAAAACCAGCGTGAGATTGTGCTGCTGACCAATCATATGAACTTTGCGGCCAGTACCATTGGCCGAATTTATAAGGATCGCTGGCAGATTGAGTTGTTTTTTAAGGCAATCAAGCAGACTCTGAAGATTAAAACCTTTGTCGGCACCAGTGAAAATGCCGTGCAGATTCAGATTTGGACAGCATTATTGTGTATGCTGATCCTGAAGATCTTGCAGATGCGTTCGACGTTTGGCTGGAGCCTGTCGAATCTGGCGGCTATGTTGCGGTTTAACCTGCTGACGTACAGGGACTTGTGGGTATGGCTGAATAAGCCTTACCAAACTCCGGCCATCGGACCGCCGGAGGGCCAGTTATTATTGTTTGAATAGGATTTGGACAGCAAGAAGTGAACGATGAAATAAAATAGGGTAACCTGAACTTGAAAATTGGAACAAGTTGTCCGAAACAGACGTTTCGGTAAAGAATGTACGGAGATAGTCTGAAATCACAGATTATCTTGGACAGCAATGAATCAATATATGAGAAAAGTATGGATTTACAAGCGAAAAAACATTAAAGGCTTTTGGGTGGGCTGGTACGAAAGCGGCATACGTAAAGCCAAAGTACTGCCCACAAAAGAACAAGCCGAGCACTTCAAACAGATAAA is a window encoding:
- the feoB gene encoding ferrous iron transport protein B; translated protein: MEQITVGLTGNPNCGKSCVFNSLTGAKQHVGNYPGVTVEKVEGWCEHKGFKIRIVDLPGTYSISAHSMDEKVARDFVLSEECDVIVNVIDSNNFERNLFLTTQLFELNKPLVAALNMYDVATKNGLEYDKEKIGTFLNGTAVSTVGNKGEGIKELLDAVVYEYNCQREFDNRINYGSDIEERLERLTCLISKEITGGDEKKARYHALQLLQMDCDINEFGKDAAEVAQEAISELNRMYGDNPHILMAEKRYGFISGLFEQTVRKTVEIRHDASDAIDKILLNRVLGLPIFFGMMYLVFKLTFWLGDPVMTVIEHGFDILKGFVLSSWPAGGEGPLQSLIVDGIIGGVGGVVVFLPNIIFLFLAIAVLEDSGYMARAAFLMDRIMKKIGLHGQSFIPMLIGFGCTVPAIMGTRILNERKSRLTTIMILPLISCGARLPIYALIIPAFFPKHLHGFMMWSMYVIGILIAIILAKVLRKTLFKGRNTVMLMELPPYRVPTLRSVFTHMWQKSWLYLKKAGTLILAISIILWAMTSYPKLPEEQTAGMEPKQAQAAELKHTAAGRIATTIEPATELMGFDYKIGTALIGAFAAKEVFVAQMGIVNSLGEAGAESKPLREKLKDQYTPLQGFCVMLFCLISTPCIATVAICRKETQSWAFAMGQFMGLTVLAFVITAAVYQIGMLLT
- a CDS encoding FeoB-associated Cys-rich membrane protein, with amino-acid sequence MIEKIIVGAVVVLAAVFLVYSFVKSSKGETPCGKSCPADCPGRNKNCSEEETKQNSGSENNQNTTSE
- a CDS encoding FeoA family protein: MKLTEVPKGKFCKIKSISAQDRYLKRFAEMGLRTGACVKVLRFAPLGDPIEVKIGNAFLSIRCENAGRIEVDLADKSN
- a CDS encoding IS4 family transposase; its protein translation is MIKVGSLFSQVLSLVNRHDFSRAVKQWDAEKGAKGFRCWDQFVAMVFGQLAGADSLREIEGGLSTALGKLRHLGLKQAPARSTLSYANEHRPYQLFETMFYYLSDQAQTLAAGQKRRFRFKNPLVSIDASTIELCLSLYDWARFRRKKGAVKLHLMLNHQGCLPQWAWLTDGKVHDVKMAKTLEFEPGTIVAVDRGYIDYDLFDYWTGEGVWFVTRAKKNMAYRVVKTRDIPDYGNILRDEEIEFTGYDASHKYPHRLRRIVVWDDENQREIVLLTNHMNFAASTIGRIYKDRWQIELFFKAIKQTLKIKTFVGTSENAVQIQIWTALLCMLILKILQMRSTFGWSLSNLAAMLRFNLLTYRDLWVWLNKPYQTPAIGPPEGQLLLFE